From a region of the Candidatus Eremiobacteraceae bacterium genome:
- a CDS encoding sulfite exporter TauE/SafE family protein, with the protein MDPHFSLAGFVVGVFVGMSGVGSSSLMMPILVLLLGVSPLTAVGTDLAYSMPTNLVGAFFHHRQRTGTKKVVLYLALAGVPAALLGVLTLHSVEAHIGLAALNSDLRHGLGFLLVIVAVIIILTPFIIKKNDPDPFETVERSKWRVMLIGAVVGYLVAITSIGAGSITMTALCLILPMLRIQDIIGSDVAFAAMVIPVAAAGHWAIGNVNWWMTLELLIGSIPGVILGTWLCKKLPTKWLRPVMALAMVYAGLRMIFA; encoded by the coding sequence ATGGATCCGCATTTTTCTCTAGCCGGCTTTGTCGTTGGGGTATTTGTCGGCATGTCGGGCGTGGGCTCGAGCTCGCTGATGATGCCGATCCTCGTCCTGCTGCTTGGAGTGTCGCCTCTCACGGCGGTTGGAACGGATCTTGCTTATAGCATGCCGACGAATCTCGTCGGAGCTTTTTTTCACCATCGGCAGCGCACCGGGACTAAAAAAGTCGTGCTCTATCTTGCGCTTGCAGGTGTTCCGGCGGCGCTCTTGGGCGTCCTGACGTTGCACTCGGTTGAAGCGCATATCGGGTTGGCAGCTTTGAACAGCGATCTCAGGCACGGGCTGGGCTTCTTGCTCGTCATCGTCGCGGTTATTATCATCCTTACGCCGTTCATCATCAAAAAGAACGATCCGGATCCCTTCGAGACAGTCGAGCGTTCGAAGTGGCGCGTGATGCTGATCGGCGCCGTCGTCGGATATCTTGTCGCGATCACGTCGATCGGCGCAGGTTCGATCACGATGACGGCGCTTTGTCTGATCCTTCCTATGCTACGGATCCAAGATATCATCGGTTCCGACGTCGCGTTCGCTGCCATGGTCATTCCAGTTGCGGCTGCAGGCCACTGGGCGATCGGCAACGTGAACTGGTGGATGACCCTGGAGCTACTCATCGGCTCGATTCCTGGTGTGATCCTGGGCACGTGGCTCTGCAAAAAGCTTCCGACGAAGTGGCTACGCCCAGTCATGGCACTTGCGATGGTCTATGCCGGACTACGCATGATCTTCGCTTGA